A region from the Acanthopagrus latus isolate v.2019 chromosome 8, fAcaLat1.1, whole genome shotgun sequence genome encodes:
- the LOC119024831 gene encoding coiled-coil domain-containing protein 136-like isoform X2 produces the protein MDGLRLPPLIEEALDSTDDPCDLKAECSPTMDNEITAKERGILEENNEKEEMDQAREEEEEGEEEKKLKEEEGEGEEKRRKEREPLTEEQELEELKAQVLQLLLELDDARETSNKHQESFHELQGLLEDERLASAHQAEAFTRQIQNLQAQLRSVQEEMDSLEEEKESELAEAQEELRVAQEEVILLQQAAEEAAAERENDIASLQEELCRRRAELQRLSDETQEYELEITTLRAEISMKSQRREAERREGDVDLLKEECRMLKEECQTLKEDNRRLSERLQLLQRQRTCSSVYLSLKEEDAEGTEGKDMESGPDEVMTESYMTMAQSENCRLVDASIQKNISFDGKPATPTSWNGGIGEIFSLRDQLKQAEEKASQVQRECDGLKMELQELQVLYDSSQRERAELEEELQRCKAELEKLSGGAQRFIHPSEHPVLSIPFIGMIVIVAVVWCWLSELASQRARGVR, from the exons ATGGATGGACTGCGCTTACCTCCACTCATCGAGGAGGCTTTGGACTCTACAG ATGACCCGTGCGATCTGAAAGCCGAGTGCAGCCCAACCATGGACAACGAGATCACAGCGAAGGAGAGAGGCATCCTGGAGGAGAACAAcgagaaggaggagatggaccaggctcgggaggaggaggaggagggggaggaggagaagaagctgaaggaggaggaaggcgagggggaggagaagaggaggaaggagcggGAGCCGCTGACCGAGGaacaggagctggaggagctgaaggcccaggtgctgcagctgctgctggagctggacgACGCCAGAGAGACCTCCAACAAACACCAGGAGAGCTTTCACGAGCTGCAAG GTCTGTTGGAGGATGAGCGTCTGGCCAGCGCCCATCAGGCTGAAGCCTTCACACGTCAGATTCAGAATCTACAAG CACAGCTGCGGTCCgtgcaggaggagatggacagcctggaggaggagaaggagagcgagCTGGCCGAGGCCCAGGAGGAGCTGCGCGTGGCCCAGGAGGAGGTGATCCTGCTCCAACAGGCGGCGGAGGAGGCGGCGGCAGAGAGGGAGAACGACATCGCCtcgctgcaggaggagctgtgtCGCCGGCGGGCCGAGCTGCAGCGCCTCAGCGACGAGACCCAGGAGTACGAGCTGGAGATCACCACGCTGAGGGCCGAGATCAGCATGAAGAGCCAGCGCAGGGAGGccgagaggagagagg GTGATGTGGACCTTCTGAAGGAGGAGTGTCGTATGCTGAAGGAGGAGTGTCAGACCCTGAAGGAGGACAACAGACGTCTCTCcgagaggctgcagctgctgcagagacagaggacatG CTCCAGCGTCTACCTGTcactgaaggaggaggacgcAGAGGGCACAGAGGGGAAGGACATGGAGAGCGGCCCCGATGAGGTCATGACAGAGAGCTACATGACCATGGCTCAGTCCGAGAACTGTCGCCTGGTGGACGCCTCCATCCAGAAGAATATTTCATTCGACGGGAAGCCCGCGACACCGACCAGCTGGAACGGAGGCATCGGGGAGATCTTCTCCCTGAGGGACCAGCTCaaacaggcagaggagaaggCCTCACAGGTTCAGAGAGAG TGTGACGGTCTGAagatggagctgcaggagctgcaggtacTGTATGACAgcagtcagagggagagagcagagctggaggaggagctgcagcgctgcaaggcagagctggagaagcTGTCAGGGGGGGCTCAG AGATTCATCCATCCGTCTGAGCACCCTGTTCTCTCCATCCCCTTCATAGGAATGATTGTAATAGTGGCTGTGGTCTGGTGCTGGTTGTCGGAGCTGGCGTCCCAGAGGGCAAG AGGAGTGAGGTAG
- the LOC119024831 gene encoding coiled-coil domain-containing protein 136-like isoform X1: MGPEWRRPPKGPPPPPSCPLRLSLLHLGDDPCDLKAECSPTMDNEITAKERGILEENNEKEEMDQAREEEEEGEEEKKLKEEEGEGEEKRRKEREPLTEEQELEELKAQVLQLLLELDDARETSNKHQESFHELQGLLEDERLASAHQAEAFTRQIQNLQAQLRSVQEEMDSLEEEKESELAEAQEELRVAQEEVILLQQAAEEAAAERENDIASLQEELCRRRAELQRLSDETQEYELEITTLRAEISMKSQRREAERREGDVDLLKEECRMLKEECQTLKEDNRRLSERLQLLQRQRTCSSVYLSLKEEDAEGTEGKDMESGPDEVMTESYMTMAQSENCRLVDASIQKNISFDGKPATPTSWNGGIGEIFSLRDQLKQAEEKASQVQRECDGLKMELQELQVLYDSSQRERAELEEELQRCKAELEKLSGGAQRFIHPSEHPVLSIPFIGMIVIVAVVWCWLSELASQRARGVR, translated from the exons ATGACCCGTGCGATCTGAAAGCCGAGTGCAGCCCAACCATGGACAACGAGATCACAGCGAAGGAGAGAGGCATCCTGGAGGAGAACAAcgagaaggaggagatggaccaggctcgggaggaggaggaggagggggaggaggagaagaagctgaaggaggaggaaggcgagggggaggagaagaggaggaaggagcggGAGCCGCTGACCGAGGaacaggagctggaggagctgaaggcccaggtgctgcagctgctgctggagctggacgACGCCAGAGAGACCTCCAACAAACACCAGGAGAGCTTTCACGAGCTGCAAG GTCTGTTGGAGGATGAGCGTCTGGCCAGCGCCCATCAGGCTGAAGCCTTCACACGTCAGATTCAGAATCTACAAG CACAGCTGCGGTCCgtgcaggaggagatggacagcctggaggaggagaaggagagcgagCTGGCCGAGGCCCAGGAGGAGCTGCGCGTGGCCCAGGAGGAGGTGATCCTGCTCCAACAGGCGGCGGAGGAGGCGGCGGCAGAGAGGGAGAACGACATCGCCtcgctgcaggaggagctgtgtCGCCGGCGGGCCGAGCTGCAGCGCCTCAGCGACGAGACCCAGGAGTACGAGCTGGAGATCACCACGCTGAGGGCCGAGATCAGCATGAAGAGCCAGCGCAGGGAGGccgagaggagagagg GTGATGTGGACCTTCTGAAGGAGGAGTGTCGTATGCTGAAGGAGGAGTGTCAGACCCTGAAGGAGGACAACAGACGTCTCTCcgagaggctgcagctgctgcagagacagaggacatG CTCCAGCGTCTACCTGTcactgaaggaggaggacgcAGAGGGCACAGAGGGGAAGGACATGGAGAGCGGCCCCGATGAGGTCATGACAGAGAGCTACATGACCATGGCTCAGTCCGAGAACTGTCGCCTGGTGGACGCCTCCATCCAGAAGAATATTTCATTCGACGGGAAGCCCGCGACACCGACCAGCTGGAACGGAGGCATCGGGGAGATCTTCTCCCTGAGGGACCAGCTCaaacaggcagaggagaaggCCTCACAGGTTCAGAGAGAG TGTGACGGTCTGAagatggagctgcaggagctgcaggtacTGTATGACAgcagtcagagggagagagcagagctggaggaggagctgcagcgctgcaaggcagagctggagaagcTGTCAGGGGGGGCTCAG AGATTCATCCATCCGTCTGAGCACCCTGTTCTCTCCATCCCCTTCATAGGAATGATTGTAATAGTGGCTGTGGTCTGGTGCTGGTTGTCGGAGCTGGCGTCCCAGAGGGCAAG AGGAGTGAGGTAG
- the LOC119024831 gene encoding coiled-coil domain-containing protein 136-like isoform X3, with protein sequence MLPDDPCDLKAECSPTMDNEITAKERGILEENNEKEEMDQAREEEEEGEEEKKLKEEEGEGEEKRRKEREPLTEEQELEELKAQVLQLLLELDDARETSNKHQESFHELQGLLEDERLASAHQAEAFTRQIQNLQAQLRSVQEEMDSLEEEKESELAEAQEELRVAQEEVILLQQAAEEAAAERENDIASLQEELCRRRAELQRLSDETQEYELEITTLRAEISMKSQRREAERREGDVDLLKEECRMLKEECQTLKEDNRRLSERLQLLQRQRTCSSVYLSLKEEDAEGTEGKDMESGPDEVMTESYMTMAQSENCRLVDASIQKNISFDGKPATPTSWNGGIGEIFSLRDQLKQAEEKASQVQRECDGLKMELQELQVLYDSSQRERAELEEELQRCKAELEKLSGGAQRFIHPSEHPVLSIPFIGMIVIVAVVWCWLSELASQRARGVR encoded by the exons ATGCTGCCAG ATGACCCGTGCGATCTGAAAGCCGAGTGCAGCCCAACCATGGACAACGAGATCACAGCGAAGGAGAGAGGCATCCTGGAGGAGAACAAcgagaaggaggagatggaccaggctcgggaggaggaggaggagggggaggaggagaagaagctgaaggaggaggaaggcgagggggaggagaagaggaggaaggagcggGAGCCGCTGACCGAGGaacaggagctggaggagctgaaggcccaggtgctgcagctgctgctggagctggacgACGCCAGAGAGACCTCCAACAAACACCAGGAGAGCTTTCACGAGCTGCAAG GTCTGTTGGAGGATGAGCGTCTGGCCAGCGCCCATCAGGCTGAAGCCTTCACACGTCAGATTCAGAATCTACAAG CACAGCTGCGGTCCgtgcaggaggagatggacagcctggaggaggagaaggagagcgagCTGGCCGAGGCCCAGGAGGAGCTGCGCGTGGCCCAGGAGGAGGTGATCCTGCTCCAACAGGCGGCGGAGGAGGCGGCGGCAGAGAGGGAGAACGACATCGCCtcgctgcaggaggagctgtgtCGCCGGCGGGCCGAGCTGCAGCGCCTCAGCGACGAGACCCAGGAGTACGAGCTGGAGATCACCACGCTGAGGGCCGAGATCAGCATGAAGAGCCAGCGCAGGGAGGccgagaggagagagg GTGATGTGGACCTTCTGAAGGAGGAGTGTCGTATGCTGAAGGAGGAGTGTCAGACCCTGAAGGAGGACAACAGACGTCTCTCcgagaggctgcagctgctgcagagacagaggacatG CTCCAGCGTCTACCTGTcactgaaggaggaggacgcAGAGGGCACAGAGGGGAAGGACATGGAGAGCGGCCCCGATGAGGTCATGACAGAGAGCTACATGACCATGGCTCAGTCCGAGAACTGTCGCCTGGTGGACGCCTCCATCCAGAAGAATATTTCATTCGACGGGAAGCCCGCGACACCGACCAGCTGGAACGGAGGCATCGGGGAGATCTTCTCCCTGAGGGACCAGCTCaaacaggcagaggagaaggCCTCACAGGTTCAGAGAGAG TGTGACGGTCTGAagatggagctgcaggagctgcaggtacTGTATGACAgcagtcagagggagagagcagagctggaggaggagctgcagcgctgcaaggcagagctggagaagcTGTCAGGGGGGGCTCAG AGATTCATCCATCCGTCTGAGCACCCTGTTCTCTCCATCCCCTTCATAGGAATGATTGTAATAGTGGCTGTGGTCTGGTGCTGGTTGTCGGAGCTGGCGTCCCAGAGGGCAAG AGGAGTGAGGTAG